The following proteins are co-located in the Flavobacterium sp. CECT 9288 genome:
- a CDS encoding SRPBCC family protein has product MTTIQLTTKINAPIEIIFDLSRNIDVHQQSTSKSNETAIDGITSGLINLNETVTWRGKHFGVYLKHKSLISAMENPTYFVDEMLEGKFKSFKHQHTFIQKNGFVIMEDKIQYETPYGIFGKLFDLLVLKNHLSTFIAERNSFIKTLAEKH; this is encoded by the coding sequence ATGACAACCATACAACTAACAACTAAAATAAACGCACCAATTGAAATCATTTTCGATTTATCAAGAAACATTGATGTCCATCAACAATCCACTTCTAAATCAAATGAAACCGCTATTGATGGAATAACTTCGGGTTTGATCAATTTAAACGAAACCGTTACCTGGCGTGGCAAACATTTTGGCGTTTATCTGAAACATAAAAGTTTAATATCAGCGATGGAAAATCCAACGTACTTTGTGGATGAAATGCTTGAAGGCAAGTTTAAATCCTTCAAACACCAGCATACTTTTATTCAAAAAAACGGATTTGTTATCATGGAAGATAAAATTCAATACGAAACACCGTATGGTATTTTTGGAAAACTGTTTGACCTGTTAGTATTAAAAAACCATTTAAGCACGTTCATTGCTGAAAGGAATTCTTTTATCAAAACACTAGCTGAAAAGCATTAA
- a CDS encoding TIGR01777 family oxidoreductase: MKKLIIAAGTGFLGQVLVTHFKDKFDEIVILTRGTSKSINSIKYVNWDAKTLSGWENELENASVLINLAGKSVDCRYTTANKKEIYDSRIDSTKILNEAVLSCKNPPKHWLNSSTSTIYRFSLDKQMDEVTGETGDDFSMNIAKSWEKVFFETETTKTLKTALRTSIVLGKNGGAFVPIKMLAQFGLGGKQGKGNQFISWIHEKDFARAIEFVVEKELVGVANIVSPKPSTNSDFMTTLRKTIEIPFGIPTNKLLLEIGSFFIRTETELVLKSRNVIPRRLQENGFTFEYDTLEKAFKNLTKK; this comes from the coding sequence ATGAAAAAGCTAATCATTGCAGCAGGAACAGGATTTTTAGGTCAAGTTTTAGTAACACATTTTAAAGATAAATTTGATGAAATTGTAATTCTAACTCGAGGAACATCTAAAAGTATTAATTCCATAAAATATGTGAATTGGGATGCCAAAACGCTTTCTGGTTGGGAAAATGAATTAGAAAACGCTTCTGTTTTAATAAATCTTGCCGGAAAATCTGTTGATTGCAGATATACCACAGCCAACAAAAAAGAGATTTACGATTCTAGAATTGACAGCACAAAAATTTTAAATGAAGCGGTTTTAAGTTGTAAAAATCCACCCAAACACTGGCTGAATTCATCAACATCTACCATATATAGGTTTTCATTAGACAAACAAATGGATGAAGTTACTGGTGAAACTGGCGATGATTTTTCCATGAATATTGCAAAAAGTTGGGAGAAAGTATTTTTTGAAACTGAAACTACAAAGACATTAAAAACGGCTTTGCGAACTTCCATAGTTCTAGGAAAAAATGGCGGCGCTTTTGTTCCGATAAAAATGCTTGCGCAATTTGGACTTGGTGGAAAACAAGGAAAAGGAAATCAATTTATAAGTTGGATTCACGAAAAAGATTTTGCAAGAGCAATTGAATTTGTTGTAGAAAAAGAGCTAGTAGGAGTTGCAAACATTGTTTCTCCAAAACCAAGCACTAATTCTGACTTCATGACAACGCTTAGAAAAACAATTGAAATACCATTTGGCATACCAACAAATAAATTATTGCTAGAAATCGGATCTTTTTTCATTAGAACGGAAACAGAATTGGTATTGAAAAGCCGGAATGTAATTCCGAGAAGATTACAGGAAAATGGTTTTACATTTGAGTATGATACTTTAGAAAAAGCATTTAAAAACTTAACCAAGAAATGA
- a CDS encoding DUF393 domain-containing protein, whose amino-acid sequence MKTLTNQTLLYDEDCPLCRVYTSGFIKAGMLDKNGKKPYCQLSDEEQNFIDVQRASNEIALVDNKNKTVIYGIDSLLKVIGFSFPWMEKIGNLKPIKFFLKKLYSFISYNRKVIIPSKIKKEIKLQ is encoded by the coding sequence ATGAAAACCTTAACTAACCAAACCTTATTATATGATGAAGATTGTCCGCTTTGTCGCGTGTATACTTCTGGATTTATAAAAGCTGGAATGTTGGACAAAAATGGCAAGAAACCATACTGTCAATTATCTGATGAAGAACAAAACTTTATTGATGTCCAACGCGCCTCAAACGAAATTGCATTAGTCGATAACAAAAACAAAACCGTCATTTATGGAATTGACAGTTTGCTAAAAGTAATCGGATTTTCATTTCCGTGGATGGAGAAAATCGGAAATCTAAAACCAATAAAGTTTTTTCTGAAAAAATTATATTCCTTCATTTCTTATAATCGTAAAGTAATCATTCCGAGTAAGATTAAAAAAGAAATCAAATTGCAATGA
- a CDS encoding YqjF family protein — translation MSFLTAEWNDLAMFNYEIDPKILESYVPKGTELDLWNGKCYISLIGFMFENVKVLGIKVPFHVNFEEVNLRFYVKRYEDGIWKRGVVFVKEIVPKHAITIVANTLYNEHYQTLKMRHSRTENETSKSFQYEWFKDAKWNSISMITGKNPIPIELNSEAEFITEHYFGYTNYNNDKSIEYAVSHPRWEQLQVIESKIDVDFESIYGKNFKFLQDLKPTSEFLAIGSKITIEGKKTIR, via the coding sequence ATGAGCTTCTTAACCGCAGAATGGAATGATTTAGCGATGTTCAATTACGAAATCGATCCGAAAATTTTAGAAAGTTATGTTCCAAAAGGAACTGAACTCGATTTATGGAACGGCAAATGCTACATCAGTTTAATCGGATTTATGTTTGAAAACGTGAAAGTATTAGGAATTAAAGTTCCGTTTCATGTCAATTTTGAGGAAGTCAATTTACGCTTTTATGTAAAAAGATATGAAGATGGCATTTGGAAACGTGGCGTAGTTTTCGTTAAAGAAATTGTTCCGAAGCATGCTATTACGATAGTAGCAAATACTTTATACAACGAACATTACCAAACCTTGAAAATGCGTCATTCAAGAACTGAAAACGAAACTTCTAAATCTTTTCAATACGAATGGTTCAAGGATGCAAAATGGAATTCCATCTCCATGATTACTGGAAAAAATCCGATTCCGATTGAACTAAATTCAGAAGCCGAGTTTATTACTGAGCATTATTTTGGGTACACCAACTACAATAACGATAAATCAATTGAATATGCTGTTTCGCACCCAAGATGGGAACAATTACAAGTAATTGAATCCAAAATTGATGTCGATTTTGAGAGTATTTACGGCAAGAATTTTAAATTTTTACAAGACCTAAAACCTACCTCTGAATTTCTTGCAATTGGTTCAAAAATAACGATTGAAGGTAAAAAAACGATACGATGA
- a CDS encoding GbsR/MarR family transcriptional regulator, whose amino-acid sequence MKFKEAKNKFVQTWGALGSQWGINKTMAQIHALLMVSHEAVSMEDIMEELQISRGNASMNLRALMDWGIVYKEYKAGERREFFTAEKDLDELAVKISRERSKREIKPALKVLKEVSSITSDNTPEEKHFVDQTTKLYDFVLKADNVLDKMTEYKDNWLAKLVVKIMK is encoded by the coding sequence ATGAAATTCAAAGAAGCAAAAAATAAATTCGTTCAAACCTGGGGTGCATTAGGCAGTCAATGGGGTATTAACAAAACCATGGCTCAAATTCATGCGCTTTTGATGGTTTCACACGAAGCCGTTTCGATGGAAGACATTATGGAGGAATTGCAAATTTCGCGCGGCAACGCATCTATGAATTTACGTGCCCTGATGGATTGGGGAATTGTTTACAAAGAATACAAAGCGGGCGAACGACGCGAATTTTTTACAGCTGAAAAAGACTTAGACGAATTGGCTGTGAAAATTTCAAGAGAAAGAAGCAAACGCGAAATCAAACCTGCGTTAAAGGTTTTAAAAGAAGTGTCCTCCATAACATCAGACAATACTCCAGAAGAAAAACATTTTGTAGATCAAACAACTAAATTGTATGATTTTGTTCTAAAAGCAGATAATGTTTTGGACAAAATGACGGAATACAAAGACAATTGGTTGGCAAAATTGGTTGTAAAAATAATGAAATAG
- a CDS encoding M3 family metallopeptidase: protein MKTLTSTFNTKHNTAPFSAIKLEDYKPAFIENIAAAKAEIDAITTNSDVPTFENTIVALDFAGEQLDRLSSIFFNLNSAETNDEMQKIAQEVSPLLTEFSNDIALNEDLFKRVKAVYDQKDSLILTTEQATLLDKKFKGFSRNGALLNENDKLKLREIDTELAKIKLTYGENVLAETNNYQLHITNEDDLKGLPDGAKEMAASLAKSKELEGWVFTLDFPSYLPFVTYVDNRELRKEIAIAAGKKSFQDNEFDNKENVKRIVELRHKRANLLGYKSHSDFILEERMAQNPEKVLSFLNDLLEKAKPAAQKEFAQLTAFAKELDGIDQLEKWDGAYYSEKLKQKLFNFDDEILKPYFKLENVLNGAFTIAEKLFGITFKEVFDIDKYHEDVQTFEVLDFEGQLVSVFYADFFPRKGKRNGAWMTSYKSQAIKNGINERPHISIVCNFTPPTETKPSLLTFNEVTTLFHEFGHALHGMLANTTYPSLSGTSVYWDFVELPSQVMENWCYEPEALALFAKHYETGEVIPQEYVEKIKESASFLEGMATLRQISFGLLDMTYHGKSQTIEDVKAFEKQAMAGTSLYPDVAENCMSTSFSHIFQGGYSSGYYSYKWAEVLDADAFAYFQEKGIFNKEVATKFKDNVLSKGGTELPMELYKRFRGQEPKADALLKRAGLL from the coding sequence ATGAAAACACTTACCTCAACATTCAATACCAAACACAATACAGCCCCATTTTCGGCAATAAAACTAGAAGATTACAAACCTGCTTTTATCGAAAACATCGCTGCCGCAAAAGCTGAAATTGATGCCATCACTACTAATTCTGATGTTCCAACCTTTGAAAACACGATTGTTGCTTTAGATTTTGCTGGTGAACAATTGGATAGATTATCTTCGATTTTCTTCAATTTGAATTCAGCTGAAACTAATGACGAAATGCAAAAAATCGCTCAAGAGGTTTCTCCGTTGTTGACAGAATTTAGTAATGATATTGCCTTAAACGAAGATTTATTCAAACGAGTAAAAGCCGTTTATGATCAAAAAGATTCGTTGATATTAACTACGGAACAAGCTACTTTATTAGACAAAAAATTCAAAGGATTTTCTAGAAATGGAGCCTTATTGAATGAAAACGACAAGTTAAAATTACGAGAAATCGATACCGAATTAGCCAAAATTAAATTGACGTATGGCGAAAATGTTTTGGCTGAAACCAATAATTATCAATTGCATATTACTAACGAAGATGATTTAAAAGGCTTACCGGATGGCGCCAAAGAAATGGCCGCAAGTTTGGCTAAATCAAAAGAATTGGAAGGTTGGGTTTTTACTCTTGATTTCCCGAGTTACTTGCCTTTTGTGACCTATGTTGACAATCGTGAATTACGAAAAGAAATTGCCATTGCTGCCGGAAAAAAATCATTTCAGGACAACGAATTCGACAATAAAGAGAACGTAAAACGTATTGTTGAATTACGTCATAAACGCGCTAATTTATTGGGATACAAATCACATTCTGATTTTATTTTGGAAGAAAGAATGGCTCAAAATCCTGAAAAAGTACTTTCGTTTTTGAATGATTTGTTAGAAAAAGCAAAACCAGCAGCCCAAAAAGAATTTGCTCAATTAACCGCTTTCGCAAAAGAATTAGACGGAATTGATCAATTAGAAAAATGGGATGGCGCTTACTATTCAGAAAAATTAAAACAAAAATTATTCAACTTTGATGATGAGATTTTAAAACCTTATTTCAAATTGGAAAATGTTTTAAATGGAGCTTTCACTATTGCTGAAAAACTATTCGGAATTACTTTTAAAGAAGTTTTTGATATTGACAAATATCATGAAGATGTTCAAACTTTTGAGGTTTTGGATTTCGAAGGACAATTAGTTTCTGTTTTCTATGCTGATTTTTTCCCGAGAAAAGGAAAACGTAATGGCGCTTGGATGACTTCTTATAAATCGCAAGCCATCAAAAACGGCATCAATGAAAGGCCACATATTTCTATCGTTTGTAATTTCACACCGCCAACAGAGACTAAACCTTCACTCCTAACTTTCAATGAAGTAACCACTTTATTCCACGAATTTGGTCACGCATTACACGGAATGTTAGCCAATACGACTTATCCGAGTTTATCTGGAACTTCAGTTTATTGGGATTTTGTAGAATTGCCAAGCCAAGTAATGGAAAACTGGTGCTACGAACCAGAAGCATTGGCTTTGTTTGCAAAACATTATGAAACGGGTGAAGTTATCCCTCAAGAATACGTAGAAAAAATCAAAGAAAGCGCGAGTTTCTTAGAAGGAATGGCAACTTTAAGACAGATTAGTTTTGGACTTTTAGACATGACTTATCACGGCAAATCTCAAACCATTGAAGATGTAAAAGCCTTTGAAAAACAAGCTATGGCAGGCACAAGTTTGTATCCTGATGTGGCTGAGAATTGCATGAGCACCTCGTTTTCGCATATTTTTCAAGGCGGTTATTCCTCAGGATATTACAGTTACAAATGGGCCGAAGTTCTAGATGCCGATGCGTTTGCTTATTTCCAAGAAAAAGGAATTTTCAATAAAGAAGTTGCTACAAAATTCAAAGACAACGTACTTTCAAAAGGTGGCACCGAATTACCGATGGAATTGTACAAACGTTTTAGAGGTCAGGAACCAAAAGCAGATGCGTTGTTGAAGCGTGCTGGGTTGCTATAG
- a CDS encoding type II toxin-antitoxin system RelE/ParE family toxin, protein MIVIWSPQAKKDYWQNIDYLEAEWSFQDVVNFIDKVDNTIALLVNNNIEFISTNYKSANKVVITKQITVYYRINSNTIELLRFWNTYQDLENLKL, encoded by the coding sequence GTGATTGTTATTTGGTCGCCACAAGCTAAAAAAGACTATTGGCAAAACATTGATTATCTTGAAGCTGAATGGTCATTTCAAGATGTTGTAAATTTTATAGACAAAGTAGACAACACAATTGCTCTATTAGTAAATAACAACATTGAATTTATTTCTACAAATTACAAAAGCGCAAACAAAGTTGTAATTACGAAACAAATAACGGTTTACTACAGAATAAATTCTAATACCATCGAATTACTCCGATTTTGGAATACGTACCAAGATTTAGAAAATTTAAAACTTTAA
- the purE gene encoding 5-(carboxyamino)imidazole ribonucleotide mutase codes for MSKVAIIMGSISDMPVMQEAIDILKGFDIETEVDIVSAHRTPEKLFDFSKNAHNRGISVIIAGAGGAAHLPGMVASMSPLPVIGVPVKSSNSIDGWDSVLSILQMPGGVPVATVALNGAKNAGILAAQIIGSHDQCVLDKIIFYKEGLKQAVDKAASELKK; via the coding sequence ATGAGCAAAGTAGCCATAATAATGGGAAGCATTTCGGATATGCCGGTAATGCAAGAAGCCATCGACATATTAAAAGGATTTGACATCGAAACTGAGGTTGATATCGTTTCAGCACACAGAACACCTGAAAAATTATTTGATTTTAGTAAAAATGCTCACAACCGAGGTATCTCAGTAATCATTGCTGGTGCTGGTGGTGCGGCGCATTTACCCGGAATGGTGGCTTCCATGTCGCCACTTCCTGTTATTGGCGTTCCTGTAAAATCGAGTAATTCTATTGATGGTTGGGATTCGGTTTTGTCAATACTGCAAATGCCCGGTGGCGTTCCAGTAGCAACAGTTGCGCTTAATGGAGCCAAAAATGCCGGAATCCTTGCCGCACAAATCATTGGAAGTCACGATCAATGTGTGTTAGACAAAATCATTTTTTATAAAGAAGGATTAAAACAAGCTGTTGATAAAGCGGCATCTGAATTGAAAAAATAA
- a CDS encoding AAA family ATPase, whose product MKITKLHIDQFRHLENLDFDFTYQSGERKGQPLDKICFIGQSATGKTSLLELIYEQFSFINNLFVDDEFYSDSIGTKSINGIINFNSDDYSIILNNKNLKINKKTYINRKPKLEHLYQSGELFKTPDEKKRIFYFKANIISEQNLQFFTKNPLDLIEKYNNEIEDTIRFFKYDHNKEYLFNEQINESIWLSILSEILRYRKNHYQKMSELIHKGLLGNTNKLTSEFNKWQNDNPNTLESFAKVFNPLLEKLNLEVDMINTEYSIPIKNKKNDEIIPIQNTSTGTKGLLLSFLPLFKFNTVDSIILIDEPERSLYPDMQMDLMDHYQNLAPDAQFIVATHSPFIAASFQPEERFILYFNEEGKVAVRRGTSPIGDDPNDMLYNDFGINYINKFGQAKYDEYLDLKQKIYFEKDENIKKEYSEKLEKIGEEYNF is encoded by the coding sequence ATGAAAATTACAAAATTACATATTGACCAGTTTAGACATTTAGAAAATCTAGATTTTGATTTTACGTATCAAAGTGGCGAACGCAAAGGTCAACCTTTGGATAAAATATGTTTTATTGGACAAAGTGCTACTGGGAAGACTAGTCTGTTGGAGTTGATTTATGAACAGTTTTCTTTCATAAATAATTTATTCGTTGACGACGAATTTTATTCCGATTCAATTGGTACAAAATCCATTAATGGGATTATAAATTTCAATTCAGACGATTATTCCATTATTTTAAATAACAAAAATTTAAAAATTAACAAAAAAACTTACATAAATAGAAAGCCAAAATTAGAACATTTATACCAATCAGGTGAATTATTTAAAACACCTGATGAAAAAAAACGAATTTTCTATTTTAAAGCTAATATAATTTCCGAGCAGAATTTACAATTTTTCACAAAGAATCCGTTGGATTTGATTGAAAAATACAACAATGAGATAGAAGATACAATCCGATTTTTCAAGTATGACCATAATAAGGAATACCTATTCAATGAACAAATTAATGAAAGTATATGGCTTTCTATTTTAAGTGAAATTTTACGCTATCGTAAAAACCACTATCAAAAAATGTCTGAACTTATCCATAAAGGTCTGCTTGGCAATACAAATAAATTAACCTCAGAATTCAATAAATGGCAAAACGATAACCCAAATACTTTAGAATCATTTGCAAAAGTGTTCAACCCTCTTTTAGAAAAATTAAATTTAGAGGTTGATATGATTAATACAGAATATTCTATTCCAATTAAAAATAAAAAAAATGACGAAATAATTCCAATCCAAAATACAAGTACAGGAACAAAAGGATTATTATTATCATTCTTGCCCTTATTCAAATTTAACACTGTAGATTCAATTATTCTAATAGACGAACCTGAACGTTCCTTATATCCTGATATGCAAATGGATTTAATGGATCATTACCAGAATCTTGCTCCGGATGCCCAATTTATTGTTGCTACTCATTCTCCATTTATAGCAGCATCATTTCAACCTGAAGAGCGTTTTATTTTGTATTTTAATGAAGAAGGAAAAGTTGCCGTTAGAAGAGGCACCTCCCCTATTGGTGACGATCCAAATGATATGCTTTATAACGATTTTGGCATCAATTACATAAATAAATTTGGTCAAGCAAAATATGATGAATATTTAGACTTAAAGCAAAAGATATATTTTGAGAAAGATGAAAACATCAAAAAAGAATATTCTGAAAAACTAGAAAAAATTGGGGAAGAATATAATTTTTAA
- a CDS encoding 5-(carboxyamino)imidazole ribonucleotide synthase, with product MNYFSSDFKLGILGGGQLGKMLLTDTRKFDIQTLVLEPNEESPARYSCNAFYQGSLMDYDTVYQFGKMANLLTIEIENVNLDALDALESEGLPIFPSPKTLRMIQNKGHQKDFYVENNIPTSPHQRFVDLNDLRKSLEKDQLEFPFVWKCAQFGYDGNGVKVCRSAIDLVKLPDVECIAEQMVPFKNELAVIVVRSASGEVKTYPVVEMEFHPEANQVEYVICPARIDSTVAQKAIEIALKVSEAFDHVGLLAVEMFQTEDDEILVNEVAPRPHNSGHYSIEASYTSQFENHLRAILDLPLGNTDSKVAGIMVNLVGEEGFSGQVVYENIEKIMAIDGVTPHIYGKRETRPFRKMGHVTIVNANMVEARRIAEEVKNSIRVISF from the coding sequence ATGAACTACTTTTCATCTGATTTTAAATTAGGAATTCTAGGAGGTGGACAATTAGGCAAAATGCTATTGACCGATACCCGAAAGTTTGACATACAAACCTTGGTTTTAGAACCAAATGAAGAATCACCTGCAAGATACAGTTGCAATGCTTTTTACCAAGGAAGTTTAATGGATTATGATACCGTTTATCAATTTGGAAAAATGGCAAATCTATTAACTATTGAAATTGAAAATGTAAACCTAGATGCTTTAGACGCACTAGAATCAGAAGGTTTACCAATATTCCCATCGCCAAAAACATTGCGAATGATTCAGAATAAAGGTCATCAAAAAGATTTTTATGTCGAAAATAACATTCCAACTTCACCTCATCAACGATTTGTAGATTTAAATGATTTGAGAAAATCATTAGAGAAAGACCAATTAGAATTTCCTTTTGTATGGAAATGTGCTCAATTTGGCTATGATGGAAACGGTGTAAAAGTGTGCCGTTCAGCAATAGACTTAGTTAAATTACCAGATGTTGAATGCATAGCGGAACAAATGGTTCCGTTCAAAAATGAGTTGGCAGTTATTGTTGTTCGCTCTGCTTCGGGCGAAGTAAAAACGTATCCTGTTGTTGAAATGGAATTCCATCCCGAAGCCAATCAAGTTGAATATGTGATTTGTCCCGCCAGAATTGATTCGACAGTTGCCCAAAAAGCAATCGAAATAGCGTTAAAAGTTTCTGAAGCGTTTGATCACGTTGGATTATTAGCTGTAGAAATGTTTCAAACCGAAGACGATGAAATTTTAGTCAATGAAGTCGCTCCAAGACCACACAATTCAGGGCATTATTCTATTGAAGCAAGTTACACCTCTCAATTTGAAAATCATTTACGCGCCATTTTAGACTTACCTTTAGGAAATACGGATAGCAAAGTCGCCGGAATTATGGTAAATTTGGTTGGCGAAGAAGGTTTTTCGGGTCAAGTAGTTTATGAAAATATCGAAAAAATAATGGCAATTGACGGCGTTACACCTCACATTTACGGCAAAAGAGAAACAAGACCCTTCCGAAAAATGGGTCATGTTACGATTGTAAATGCAAACATGGTTGAAGCGAGAAGAATTGCGGAAGAAGTTAAGAATAGTATAAGAGTGATTAGTTTTTAG
- the hpt gene encoding hypoxanthine phosphoribosyltransferase, with protein MIQLHDKQFVPFISAKEIDFAIAKMVSQVEADFADETPIFVGVLNGAFMVVADFVKQYKKPCEVSFIKMASYEGTSTTNEVKQLIGINQDFTGRSVVIIEDIVDTGNTLVELKELFKKQNVKHFKIATLFFKPEAYQKDIKIDYIGIRIPNKFIVGYGLDYDGLGRNLPEVYKLKE; from the coding sequence ATGATACAACTTCACGATAAACAATTTGTTCCATTTATTTCGGCAAAAGAAATTGATTTTGCTATAGCTAAAATGGTATCACAAGTTGAGGCAGATTTTGCTGATGAAACGCCTATTTTTGTAGGAGTGCTTAACGGTGCTTTTATGGTAGTAGCTGATTTTGTAAAACAATATAAAAAACCATGTGAGGTTTCGTTTATAAAAATGGCTTCGTATGAGGGTACTTCAACAACGAATGAGGTAAAGCAATTGATAGGAATTAATCAAGATTTTACTGGTAGATCTGTTGTTATTATTGAGGATATAGTAGATACTGGGAATACTTTGGTTGAACTAAAAGAATTGTTTAAAAAACAAAATGTGAAACATTTTAAAATTGCAACACTTTTTTTTAAGCCTGAAGCATATCAGAAAGACATCAAAATTGATTACATCGGAATTCGAATTCCTAATAAATTTATTGTAGGATACGGTTTAGATTATGACGGACTTGGAAGAAACTTACCTGAAGTATATAAATTAAAAGAATAA
- a CDS encoding adenylate kinase: MINIVLFGKPGAGKGTQAEFLKEKYKLTHISTGDVFRFNLKNDTELGKQARVYMDAGDLVPDELTTKMLIDEVNKHPDTNGVLFDGYPRTLSQAEALDVFLESIGSKVAATVALEADDEILIQRLLERGKTSGRVDDQDEEKIRNRYQEYNEKTAPLMDFYKNQNKFFIVDGIGSIAEITERVSAVIDNL, encoded by the coding sequence ATGATTAATATCGTTTTATTTGGCAAACCAGGAGCTGGAAAAGGAACTCAAGCAGAGTTTTTAAAAGAAAAATATAAGTTAACTCACATTTCAACTGGTGATGTTTTTAGATTTAATTTAAAAAATGATACCGAGTTAGGCAAACAAGCCCGTGTTTATATGGATGCAGGAGATCTTGTGCCTGATGAATTAACTACTAAAATGCTAATTGATGAAGTCAATAAACATCCAGATACAAATGGTGTTTTATTTGACGGGTATCCAAGAACACTTTCTCAAGCAGAAGCATTAGATGTTTTTTTAGAATCTATTGGGTCAAAAGTTGCAGCTACAGTAGCGCTAGAGGCTGACGACGAGATTTTAATTCAGCGTTTACTTGAAAGAGGTAAAACAAGTGGTAGAGTTGATGATCAAGACGAAGAAAAAATCAGAAACAGATACCAAGAGTACAATGAAAAAACCGCTCCTTTGATGGATTTTTATAAAAATCAAAACAAGTTTTTCATCGTAGACGGGATTGGTTCCATTGCTGAAATTACGGAAAGAGTAAGTGCAGTGATTGATAATTTATAA